A genomic segment from Bradyrhizobium sp. ISRA430 encodes:
- a CDS encoding DUF3551 domain-containing protein yields the protein MRHAFGLIMAAGVVLAAAPAHAQTFDPHFPVCMHVYSGGSGGGGDWYDCSFTSLPQCRATASGLSASCDLNPYFAANEPPRRYRGRPD from the coding sequence ATGCGCCACGCATTCGGTTTGATCATGGCCGCCGGTGTCGTGCTGGCGGCCGCTCCAGCTCATGCGCAGACCTTCGATCCGCATTTTCCCGTCTGCATGCACGTCTATTCCGGCGGGAGCGGCGGTGGCGGCGACTGGTACGACTGCTCCTTCACTTCCCTGCCGCAATGCCGTGCGACGGCCTCAGGGCTCTCCGCAAGCTGCGATCTCAATCCGTACTTTGCCGCCAACGAACCGCCGCGCCGCTATCGTGGGAGGCCCGACTAG
- a CDS encoding DUF3551 domain-containing protein → MRLPLLTIMAIATLQAVAPASAQTYDPRYPVCMHVYTPGGWGGGGDYYDCSFTSLPQCRATASGRSASCDLNPYYAFNEPPPPPPPHRRHKKVY, encoded by the coding sequence ATGCGCCTACCGCTCCTGACCATCATGGCGATTGCCACGCTGCAGGCCGTCGCGCCGGCGAGTGCCCAGACCTACGATCCGCGCTATCCGGTCTGCATGCACGTCTATACGCCCGGCGGCTGGGGCGGCGGCGGTGACTATTACGACTGCTCCTTCACCTCGCTGCCGCAGTGCCGTGCCACGGCTTCGGGCCGCTCCGCGAGCTGCGACCTCAATCCCTACTACGCCTTCAATGAGCCCCCGCCGCCACCACCGCCGCACCGGCGCCACAAGAAGGTGTACTAG